The following proteins come from a genomic window of Sphaerisporangium rubeum:
- a CDS encoding NAD(P)/FAD-dependent oxidoreductase has product MSGTANGVPATAEYVNGEVSYWYREIGLPARRAPLPGPRDYDVAIVGGGYTGLWTAYYLKTAQPDLRVAVLEREFAGFGASGRNGGWLSAEFAGSRERHAAARGRQAMIDLQHAMFAAVDEVIGFTRAEGVDADVHKGGLLHVATNAAQDRRLRAELDDLRGWGFTDKDMWLLGPEEREERIRVAGAVSATYSPHCARVQPAKLATGLARVVAGLGVDVFEDTTVTEILPRGHGGRAARAVTTRGTVTAEFVIRATEGFTASIKGQRRQWLPMNSSMIVTEPLPDEVWREIGWDGRELLGDEAHAYCYAQRTADGRIAIGGRGVPYRYGSRTDTRGATQPQTVAALHTILRTLFPAAAGAKVHHSWCGVLGVPRDWCSTVDLDHRTGLGWAGGYVGSGVTTTNLAGRTLRDLVLRRDTELTALPWVGRRVRRWEPEPLRWIGVQAIYALFRAADRAERSGPPRTSAYARLAGLISGR; this is encoded by the coding sequence ATGAGCGGCACGGCGAACGGCGTGCCGGCCACCGCGGAGTACGTCAACGGCGAGGTCTCCTACTGGTACCGCGAGATCGGCCTGCCGGCGCGCCGCGCACCGCTGCCGGGGCCGCGCGACTACGACGTGGCGATCGTCGGCGGCGGCTACACCGGCCTGTGGACCGCCTACTACCTGAAGACCGCGCAGCCGGACCTGCGTGTCGCCGTCCTCGAGCGGGAGTTCGCCGGGTTCGGCGCCTCCGGCCGCAACGGCGGATGGCTGTCGGCCGAATTCGCCGGCTCACGCGAGCGGCACGCGGCGGCACGCGGCCGGCAGGCGATGATCGACCTCCAGCACGCCATGTTCGCCGCGGTGGACGAGGTGATCGGCTTCACCCGCGCCGAGGGGGTGGACGCCGACGTGCACAAGGGAGGCCTGCTGCACGTGGCGACCAACGCGGCACAGGACCGGCGGCTGCGCGCCGAGCTCGACGACCTGCGCGGATGGGGCTTCACGGACAAGGACATGTGGCTGCTCGGCCCGGAAGAGCGCGAGGAGCGCATCCGGGTCGCCGGAGCGGTGTCGGCGACCTACAGCCCGCACTGCGCGCGCGTCCAGCCCGCCAAGCTGGCCACCGGTCTCGCGCGCGTGGTCGCGGGCCTCGGCGTGGACGTCTTCGAGGACACCACGGTCACCGAGATCCTCCCCCGCGGTCACGGCGGCCGTGCCGCGCGGGCCGTCACCACCCGGGGGACGGTCACCGCCGAGTTCGTGATCCGCGCCACCGAGGGCTTCACCGCGAGCATCAAGGGCCAGCGGCGGCAGTGGCTCCCGATGAACAGCTCCATGATCGTCACAGAGCCCCTGCCCGACGAGGTATGGCGCGAGATCGGCTGGGACGGCCGCGAACTGCTCGGCGACGAGGCCCACGCCTACTGTTACGCGCAGCGCACCGCCGACGGCCGGATCGCCATCGGCGGCCGCGGCGTGCCGTACCGGTACGGCTCACGCACCGACACACGCGGCGCCACCCAGCCGCAGACCGTGGCCGCGCTGCACACGATCCTTCGCACCCTGTTCCCCGCCGCCGCCGGCGCGAAGGTCCACCACTCGTGGTGCGGCGTGCTCGGCGTGCCACGCGACTGGTGCTCCACCGTGGACCTGGACCACCGCACCGGCCTCGGCTGGGCCGGCGGGTACGTCGGCAGCGGCGTGACCACCACCAACCTGGCCGGCCGCACGCTGCGCGACCTGGTGCTGCGCCGGGACACCGAGCTGACGGCGCTGCCGTGGGTGGGGCGGCGGGTGCGCCGCTGGGAACCCGAGCCGCTGCGCTGGATCGGCGTGCAGGCGATCTACGCGCTGTTCCGCGCCGCCGACCGCGCCGAGAGGTCCGGCCCGC